In Kangiella koreensis DSM 16069, a single window of DNA contains:
- a CDS encoding ABC transporter ATP-binding protein, with protein MSLLQIENLNVDFVTDDGLVMAVDHVKLNINEGQVVGVIGESGSGKSVMALAIAGLLSPAARMQADLFTLDGHDLTRMSVAERQKHITSNISIIFQEPTSSLNPALTIGYQLDETIRFHEGGTPKQRTERALELLTQVGIMDAKRRYKEYPHQLSGGLNQRVMIAIALACQPKLLIADEPTTALDVTIQSQILDLLLKVKDEHNMALMLITHDFSILAETTSKVHVMYCGEIVESGRTYNLLSQPYHPYTKALLDSVPHFGMRYKKGRRLFNLPGSTPPMTHLPVGCYLGPRCPYAGKKCVQHPELTNIKGRQVRCHFPLIEEDES; from the coding sequence ATGAGCTTATTGCAAATTGAAAACCTCAATGTTGACTTCGTTACCGACGATGGGTTAGTCATGGCTGTTGACCATGTCAAATTAAACATCAATGAAGGTCAGGTTGTGGGGGTTATCGGTGAGTCTGGCTCAGGAAAAAGCGTTATGGCACTGGCAATTGCCGGGTTACTCTCGCCAGCAGCAAGAATGCAAGCTGACTTATTTACCCTGGACGGCCACGATTTAACTCGCATGTCAGTGGCTGAGCGGCAAAAACACATAACAAGTAACATTTCAATTATTTTTCAGGAACCCACATCAAGTTTAAATCCCGCCTTAACTATCGGCTATCAACTCGATGAGACTATTCGCTTTCATGAAGGCGGAACACCGAAGCAACGTACAGAGCGTGCGCTAGAATTATTAACCCAAGTTGGGATAATGGACGCCAAGCGGCGTTATAAAGAATACCCCCATCAATTGTCAGGGGGCCTGAATCAGAGGGTTATGATAGCCATCGCTCTTGCTTGCCAGCCAAAGCTGTTAATTGCTGATGAACCCACCACCGCCCTTGACGTTACAATTCAGTCGCAAATTCTGGATCTGCTATTAAAAGTTAAAGATGAGCATAATATGGCATTAATGCTGATCACCCATGACTTTTCAATCTTGGCAGAAACCACTTCCAAAGTTCACGTCATGTATTGTGGGGAAATAGTTGAGTCGGGAAGAACTTACAATCTATTAAGCCAACCGTACCACCCTTATACTAAAGCGCTGCTGGATAGCGTTCCACATTTTGGTATGCGCTATAAAAAAGGACGCCGCCTGTTTAACCTTCCGGGTTCAACACCACCCATGACCCACTTACCTGTTGGCTGTTATCTTGGACCTCGTTGCCCCTATGCAGGCAAGAAGTGCGTTCAACATCCTGAATTGACTAATATCAAAGGCCGTCAGGTGCGCTGCCACTTTCCTCTAATTGAAGAGGATGAATCCTGA
- a CDS encoding ABC transporter permease encodes MLKLLFRHGTTLIVSLFGLTLLTFILSQQGDEALHRYQSEHFFGQYSEYLQFLFAGDWGYSSIHNRDVLSDFLIHFPATIELVLLALLFAVVLGLTLGIMAANRRGKWLDNGLMGMTLVGYSMPIYWWGMLLVLLFSLTLGWTPVAGRIDYAYDITPITRFMLIDTLLNQAEYGLNAFFNALLHLILPAITLSTIPMAIIARMTRSSLLGVLKAEYIRTARSKGLTQQRIVWVHALRNAVLPILTISGVQISIIMSGVIITEYIFAWPGVGKWLLEAVSRRDFASIQAGILALSLMVIAFNLALDLLASYMNPRLRRPS; translated from the coding sequence ATGTTAAAGCTCCTGTTCAGACATGGCACAACATTGATCGTCAGTCTATTTGGTTTAACTTTGCTGACGTTTATACTCAGCCAGCAAGGAGATGAAGCACTTCATCGCTATCAAAGCGAGCATTTCTTTGGCCAGTATAGTGAATACCTTCAATTCTTATTCGCTGGCGACTGGGGTTATTCCAGTATCCATAACCGCGATGTATTAAGCGACTTCCTTATCCATTTCCCGGCAACCATTGAGCTGGTTTTATTGGCGTTATTATTTGCGGTAGTGCTGGGATTGACTCTTGGCATCATGGCTGCCAATCGACGTGGTAAGTGGTTAGACAACGGCTTAATGGGAATGACTCTAGTTGGTTACTCGATGCCCATTTATTGGTGGGGAATGTTGCTAGTGCTACTGTTCTCTCTTACTTTAGGTTGGACACCGGTGGCAGGGCGAATTGATTATGCATACGACATAACGCCTATAACTCGTTTTATGTTGATCGACACCTTATTGAACCAAGCTGAGTATGGGCTCAATGCATTTTTTAACGCATTACTACATCTAATACTCCCGGCCATTACCTTAAGCACTATCCCGATGGCCATTATCGCCAGAATGACTCGCTCTTCGCTGCTAGGCGTGCTTAAAGCAGAATATATCAGAACAGCCCGCTCTAAAGGTTTAACTCAACAAAGGATCGTTTGGGTGCACGCCCTTCGAAACGCGGTGTTGCCGATTTTAACGATCAGCGGTGTGCAAATAAGTATCATCATGTCTGGGGTAATTATCACTGAATACATCTTTGCCTGGCCGGGCGTGGGAAAATGGTTACTTGAAGCGGTATCCCGTCGCGACTTTGCCAGCATTCAAGCAGGTATATTAGCCCTCTCCCTAATGGTTATTGCTTTTAACCTAGCACTGGATCTGTTGGCAAGTTACATGAATCCTCGGCTAAGGAGGCCTTCATGA
- a CDS encoding ABC transporter permease: MTLSNTKLAWNVFSHNKSAMTGSLILLIILLMSLVGPWFAPHDPAQQFGDKILTPPLWYENGDFVSPLGTDDLGRDMLSRLLHGARLSLKLTLMVVFAAAFIGILLGAAAAFINSGLRALLMRFMDLLLSLPSLLLAIAIVAIIGPGLPNAVYAVVIVLIPQFVKVTQSAISEELGKDYVMAAKLDGARHLRLLLHHVWPNIVPAIIVQLTFSFSTALLDIAALGFLGLGAQPPMAEWGTMLSEARAFIQFAPWTMTLPGLAIFLTVLSINLVGDGLRDAFDPRLNR, encoded by the coding sequence ATGACGCTTTCCAATACCAAGCTGGCCTGGAATGTTTTCAGTCATAATAAAAGTGCGATGACGGGTAGCTTGATTTTACTTATTATATTATTGATGAGCTTGGTCGGCCCCTGGTTTGCTCCACATGATCCAGCCCAGCAGTTTGGCGACAAAATACTAACCCCACCGCTTTGGTACGAAAATGGCGATTTTGTATCGCCACTAGGTACTGATGACCTAGGCCGCGACATGCTATCACGCCTGCTTCATGGCGCTCGCCTATCGTTAAAGTTAACCCTTATGGTGGTATTCGCAGCTGCGTTTATCGGTATCCTGCTCGGTGCAGCCGCAGCCTTTATTAATTCTGGCCTACGTGCCTTGCTCATGCGCTTTATGGATCTACTGCTATCGCTCCCATCCTTATTGTTGGCAATCGCCATTGTGGCCATCATAGGTCCAGGCCTACCCAATGCAGTTTATGCAGTTGTTATTGTCTTGATCCCACAGTTTGTCAAAGTGACGCAAAGCGCCATATCCGAGGAGCTCGGAAAGGATTATGTGATGGCGGCAAAACTGGATGGTGCGAGGCATTTACGCTTATTGCTCCATCATGTCTGGCCCAATATAGTTCCAGCCATTATTGTTCAGTTAACTTTTAGTTTTTCAACCGCACTTTTAGATATTGCTGCGTTAGGTTTTCTGGGGCTTGGCGCGCAACCACCAATGGCCGAATGGGGAACCATGCTTTCAGAAGCTAGAGCATTCATACAGTTTGCACCCTGGACGATGACTTTGCCGGGCCTGGCCATTTTCTTAACGGTACTTTCTATCAATCTGGTGGGTGACGGGCTTCGTGATGCCTTTGATCCGCGTCTTAATAGGTAA
- a CDS encoding ATP-binding cassette domain-containing protein, with the protein MPSLLSAKLIRKSYKVSNNPFKQRYLEILKGVSFTLNPGQTLAVVGESGSGKSTLARILVGAEKPDSGELLFEGNNILKDSSFSWYQNIRMIFQNPAASLNPRASIRQSLEEPLINARVGSSQTRKERIAEVLELVGLRPEYADRYPHTFSGGQRQRIAIARALMLNPKVIIADEPVSALDVSVQAQIINLLLDLQDQLDLAYVFISHDLGLVQHFSDKVLVMHNGEQKEYGRVGEVFSQPQSKYTIELLNASATYRRAIER; encoded by the coding sequence ATGCCTAGCCTGTTGTCTGCAAAGCTCATTCGCAAATCTTATAAGGTTTCTAATAACCCTTTTAAACAACGCTATCTTGAAATTTTAAAAGGCGTTAGCTTCACTTTGAACCCAGGACAAACTCTGGCAGTAGTTGGCGAGTCAGGCTCGGGTAAATCAACTCTAGCTAGAATTCTGGTTGGGGCCGAAAAACCAGACAGTGGTGAACTATTATTTGAAGGTAATAATATACTGAAAGACTCATCCTTCAGCTGGTATCAAAATATTCGGATGATCTTTCAGAATCCAGCGGCATCATTGAACCCAAGAGCCAGCATACGGCAAAGCCTTGAAGAACCGCTTATCAACGCCAGAGTCGGGAGCAGCCAAACCCGAAAGGAACGTATAGCTGAAGTGCTTGAGCTAGTTGGCCTCAGACCCGAATATGCAGATCGATATCCGCATACCTTCTCAGGCGGCCAAAGGCAGCGTATCGCTATTGCTAGAGCCTTAATGCTCAACCCCAAGGTGATCATTGCTGACGAGCCAGTCTCAGCACTCGATGTTTCTGTCCAGGCACAAATCATTAACCTACTTCTAGATTTGCAGGATCAGTTAGATTTAGCTTATGTGTTTATTTCTCACGATCTCGGATTGGTCCAACACTTTAGCGATAAAGTACTGGTTATGCATAACGGTGAGCAAAAAGAGTATGGGCGTGTGGGAGAAGTATTCAGCCAGCCTCAGTCTAAATACACCATAGAACTCTTAAACGCTTCCGCGACCTATCGAAGAGCTATCGAAAGATAG
- a CDS encoding SurA N-terminal domain-containing protein — protein sequence MMLERIQQSMQGPIMKVVLFVIIIFFIFAGYFTGTLFSGNPDKVAEVEGAEITNAQIQQRVDNVRRQMGDQFEQQYATEASQQLLRQQIKEQLISEQVLRANLTKAGLTASEQQIKAWAREFPAFQIGGVYSADQAKMILAQQGWSEERFRQFARQQIAQEQLEQGVGASNFALNFEVEAYYQLQEQTRDVGYVRVAREAFSDSVDVSDSEVKEYYEQNQTQFEQPEMVNLRYVRLSLTELSQDLMADVSNEQITSFYEQNKANYQDPAEILVAHILIDSSVEDAQSKAQSLLSDIEQGADFAELAKEHSSDTFSGENGGQLDWVDAVPTSDDNPTGTGWVPEFEAAALALENVGDVTDLVESQFGYHIIKLVDKKAADVSPLENVQDEIRQQLALEQAQKIFFEKQAILNEKLFEYGDDLEKFAEQVELEIQETGLFSKDSATGIADNPVFLEKAFSASILESTEVSDMIELSQDDIVYLTVKDYQPSQVQPLEEVKQIVVDTLKEEKIAEATKAYAEQVLAELEAGGSAEQLLATKELSWTESEALKARGSSVQFDLSNAIFALQPPKEGEVIRAVEPLFNGDYAVIEVQAVQYPDPSTMDEATRKQIAQRLANVNAQAELQGLMKTFREKSEISE from the coding sequence ATGATGTTGGAAAGAATACAGCAAAGCATGCAAGGGCCAATAATGAAGGTGGTGTTGTTTGTTATCATCATTTTCTTTATCTTCGCAGGCTATTTCACAGGTACTTTGTTTAGCGGTAACCCAGATAAAGTCGCTGAAGTTGAAGGGGCGGAGATTACTAATGCCCAGATTCAGCAAAGAGTAGACAACGTTCGCCGTCAAATGGGTGACCAGTTTGAGCAGCAATATGCAACAGAAGCCAGTCAGCAGTTACTACGTCAACAAATCAAAGAGCAGCTTATTTCTGAACAAGTGCTACGAGCCAATTTAACGAAAGCAGGACTGACGGCTTCGGAGCAGCAGATTAAGGCATGGGCCAGAGAGTTCCCAGCATTCCAGATCGGTGGGGTCTATTCAGCAGATCAGGCAAAAATGATTCTGGCTCAGCAAGGTTGGTCTGAGGAACGTTTTCGCCAGTTTGCACGTCAGCAAATTGCTCAGGAACAACTTGAGCAAGGAGTTGGGGCCAGTAACTTTGCGCTGAACTTTGAAGTTGAAGCATATTATCAGCTTCAGGAACAAACTCGCGATGTTGGTTATGTACGAGTGGCCCGTGAGGCATTTTCTGATTCGGTAGATGTCTCCGATAGTGAAGTGAAAGAGTATTACGAGCAAAATCAAACTCAATTTGAACAACCAGAGATGGTTAACTTGCGTTATGTTCGCTTGTCTCTGACTGAGCTGAGCCAAGATCTTATGGCTGATGTTTCCAACGAGCAAATAACTTCATTTTATGAGCAGAATAAAGCTAACTACCAGGATCCAGCCGAGATTCTCGTGGCTCATATTTTGATTGATAGCTCTGTCGAGGATGCTCAGAGTAAAGCTCAAAGCTTGCTAAGTGATATTGAACAGGGTGCTGATTTTGCTGAGCTGGCAAAGGAGCACTCCAGTGACACCTTCAGTGGCGAAAACGGTGGCCAATTAGATTGGGTCGATGCCGTTCCAACATCTGATGACAACCCAACCGGTACGGGTTGGGTGCCTGAGTTCGAAGCTGCCGCTTTAGCTTTAGAGAATGTAGGCGATGTCACCGATTTGGTTGAATCTCAATTTGGGTATCACATTATTAAGTTAGTGGATAAGAAGGCAGCTGATGTATCACCACTTGAAAATGTACAAGATGAGATTCGCCAGCAATTGGCCCTTGAGCAGGCTCAAAAAATATTCTTTGAAAAGCAGGCAATCTTAAACGAAAAATTGTTTGAGTATGGCGATGACCTGGAAAAGTTTGCTGAGCAAGTCGAGCTTGAGATTCAAGAGACAGGATTGTTTAGTAAAGATTCTGCGACAGGTATTGCTGATAACCCAGTGTTTCTTGAGAAGGCTTTTTCAGCATCTATCCTAGAGTCGACAGAGGTCAGCGACATGATAGAGCTAAGCCAGGATGATATAGTTTACCTGACTGTTAAAGACTATCAGCCTTCGCAAGTTCAACCTTTGGAAGAAGTTAAACAAATTGTCGTTGATACCTTAAAAGAAGAAAAAATTGCCGAGGCCACAAAAGCTTATGCTGAACAGGTGTTAGCTGAGTTGGAAGCTGGCGGTTCTGCTGAGCAGTTGTTAGCGACCAAAGAGTTAAGCTGGACTGAAAGTGAAGCATTGAAGGCTCGTGGTTCTTCTGTGCAGTTTGATCTCTCTAACGCAATTTTTGCTTTACAGCCTCCCAAAGAAGGCGAGGTTATACGAGCCGTTGAACCATTATTCAATGGTGATTATGCTGTTATTGAAGTGCAGGCAGTTCAATATCCAGACCCTAGCACTATGGATGAAGCAACTCGTAAGCAAATTGCTCAGCGCTTAGCAAATGTTAATGCTCAAGCCGAACTTCAAGGTTTAATGAAAACCTTTAGAGAAAAGTCTGAAATTTCAGAGTAA
- a CDS encoding HU family DNA-binding protein produces the protein MNKSELIDAIAAGADISKAAAGRALDSMLGAITDSLQKGEQVSLVGFGTFAVKERAARTGRNPKTGETIQIKAAKVPGFKAGKALKDAVN, from the coding sequence GTGAATAAATCAGAACTAATCGACGCTATCGCAGCCGGCGCGGATATCTCTAAAGCAGCTGCAGGTCGTGCACTAGACTCTATGTTAGGCGCAATAACAGATTCATTACAAAAAGGCGAGCAGGTATCTCTAGTTGGTTTCGGTACTTTCGCTGTTAAAGAACGTGCTGCTCGTACAGGCCGTAACCCAAAAACAGGTGAAACTATTCAGATTAAGGCTGCAAAAGTTCCTGGTTTTAAAGCTGGCAAAGCTCTTAAAGACGCGGTAAACTAG